The Mercurialis annua linkage group LG7, ddMerAnnu1.2, whole genome shotgun sequence genome includes the window ACTAGTAATAGAAAAGAAGAAGGCAAATGAtttgaaagagaaaataaaCAAATGTCATTTCAATTGATCATTAAAAGTATAATACAGAACTGTATgaactaaaacaaaaaaaaaaaaaaatagaagccAAAAGCCTCGTCATCCTTAGTAAACAAAATCCCCAAACTTGTCAAAATTTCGGGTCTTCGGAGAGGGCTCTCTGTCTGTGCTATCTTTTCTTAAATATAGTAACTTTTTTTCTTGTGTATCATACAagtatataatttgtttttacaaCTAAATAGTAATCTTGTGTCTGGTTAGAAACTTATATTTTCTTCCGATTCGAGGTCTTTAGAATTGCGAAATGCAACGTCTATGACAAGCCGTGGTTCGTTTATTTTGTTGCTTAGTTTCTAGTTTCCAGACACTGCTGATGTCTTGTGAAATTCTCATGGCATCTGAAGATGCACCAGATAGCCCTCTCTTTGTGAACCCAACTGCATACAGGCCAGATTTTCCTTTCCAACCGTTGGGGAATGGTGCTTTTGGGAACCCATTTTTGTTGAAGAATTCACCTTCCTGTTACATCATAATACCAGTtcaaaattagttaaatttgtCCACTAAATTTTAGTTCTAATTATAGAAAAGAACCTTCCAAAAACAGTTTTTTTAATAGGACAAAACAAAGCCCATCTCTCTGACTTTTTTTAATATCTGAACAGAGGAATTAGAACATATTCTCACCTGAAGCCAATATGGGACATTACTGCGGTATCCAGTAGCCAAAATAACTGAGTCAATGTCAAGAATTTCTCCATTAACTAGCTCAACTTGTCCACGTGAAAACCTCTTGATTCCAGGAACTACATTAATATCTCCAGATCTGATCTTCTCCAATGTACCAATATCCAATACAGGGGTTTTTCCATGGCAATTCTTGAGCTGCATTGGTCCCATTGACGGCCTTTTTAGCCCGTAACTCTCGACATTTCCGAGAATCATCCATGCGAAGAGTAGCATAAGCTTGTCGACCAGCCAGAGTGGTAGCCAACTCATTAACAGAACAGccatttcaaaggttgattttcCAAATATTTCTCTAGGTAGTACATGTACCTGATGATCAAACATAGAGCAAAAAAACTATTAGAATCTTGAATATagtaaaaaactttaaaattgttaaaaaaatatagagtGATTTAGATACTTACTGTGCTTCGAACAACCATTGATGGAGATGCATTGTGGTTGCAAAGATCAAGAGACACTTCCATGCCAGAGTTACCACAACCGACGACTAAAACTTTCTTGCCAGCGAATTTCTCACCGGATTTATACGAACAAGCATGAATAACCTCACCGCCGAATTCATTCAATCCTTCGATTTCAGGCATTACACACTCTGCATTTTCCCCAGTAGCCACTACTAACCATCTGCAAATGTACTCAACTTCAGTACGACTAGCCCCGCTAGTCGAAACAGTCTTGACACGCCACAATCCGCTAGTCTCATCGTATCTAGCAGACTGAACACACTCGTTGAACTTCGGGTTGATCTCGAAAGTCTGAGCATACGACTCCAAGTACTGGATAAACTGTTTCTTTGTAGGGTAGtcaggaaaatcctcaggaaatGGCAGTTTAGGAAGCTGACAGAATTGTTTAGGAAGGTGAAGTTTAAGCCTGTCGTAGGTACGTTTTTGCCATAAAGAAGCTATGCATTCTTCTCTTTCGAGAACAACGAAGGGCACCCCTTGTTCTTTAAGACAAGCTGCTGTAGCTAGCCCGGAAGGTCCGGCTCCAACAATTACTGGTCCATTCACCCAAATGCAACGACGAGAGAAGAAGTCTTCATGATCAGCTGAGCTAAATAGATTTTCCATTGTAGTTTTTGTGTGTTCTTGAGtagaaatattttgtttagGTCAAAGTTTATAGAAAAATGAGAAGTTTTTTTGTGAAGATTGTAAGAGAGTTTGAAGATTTGTAAGCTTAAGTTTGTGTTGTTGTTGTGAAAGGAGTGGAATGATGAGAGGAGAAGAGAGGGGAGGGGTCCTTAAATAGAGGACTTAGCTTAGAGAAATGCATGTGAGAAGTGGAGAGTTAATGCCTCCTTCAAAGGAGGGGTCCTACTCAAATCATAAGggctttagttttttttaatttttttttcattattattttattgcattttagtGTGTTTATACTATGCTTAATCATATTACAAGGATCATGCATCTTTTGATTGagttcatttttaatttttgtgtaatttaatttattccAATCTTGTATAGAGGTTTTTCTCATTAGGAGAAGTTGTAGCTAATATGTGTTTTCTTTGTAAGTTGAAGGTTCAATGGGTTGATAACTTTAAAATAGAGTAAATAATTCTTTCACCTATTTTGAAGAAGCAAATAAACAcatacacatatatacaaacatttaaagttCGAACTTCAGTGGCATAGCCGAAAGGGAGTTTTTACcccttaattaaaaaatataaaaaaattcaagtaatttttttaattttatcatctcatttaaataaaaattatcgatccctttaattttaataaattctatatatttttataaagagaGAAGATACTTTGCtcgtttaaaattttgatttttggctACTGTAGTAAGAATTATATCCGCTATAatagaaattaatttgaatGTGAAAAGTGTCATGTCAAAGTTGGGAACCATCCGAAACACATTGTAAATCTTGTACTAAAGaaattcttttacttttttattatatagtttatatttttttctttaaataaataGATTTTCAAATCAatgaaaatagtaatttaagTTTTCAATAACGGATGTTACAAGGGCTTTTAGtgaatgattttaatttttagttgaattttGTTTTGAGGAAAATTCTACAAAGTCCCTAATGTTAAGGTCACGCTACTATTACCGACCAAGGCATGGAATTGTAATGCTTTTGAAGTGAAAACATATTAACATGTGCTCACTGATCTCGATGCAAGCCCCAATATCCATGTTATTCCTTCatgaatttaaattaacttCTCTTTGTTTTGAATTTCAAGATGATTATTGTTAGTTTTAAAATTGGAGTGAGAGTTTTAATGGAATTTCTGAGCTCCAAAAGAtgtatgaaattatttttagatttcaaCTAAATTTGAGTTTGAGAACTTACATTTCTCCGatgaattgttattttaaaatagggaaaagggtcatttatatCCTTATGGTTTGTCTACAGGATCAAATGAGCCCTTAACGtccaaaaaggttcaaatatgcccctaacgtcttataAAGTGAACAATCAGACCCctattttaacttataaatgAGACGTTGGGGGTCTGGTTGTCAACATCGGAGGGCCTGaatgttcattttttaagacgttgggggcatatttgaacctttctagACGTTAAGGGGTCACTTGATTCTTGAGTCGAACcataagggcataaatgacccttttccctttaaaatatagtttttatatggatgttatctttaaaaatatccttttattcctttttactagatattttctttttttaaaaatcaaaaaatttcaataatgaactctaaaaaaaattattgttgtcCTTTATTTTACTTAATGGagaacaaaaaatatttattatttttattttcagtatATTTATATAAGAGtagttttttcatttaaataaaattttaataatttttttgatatgcGTATTTCgttaaaaaaaaagacattCGAAAAAGAACatggaaaatatttttttaaatattactacttcgttaatttaaatatagttgtttatttttttaatttttttatccaattataataaataattatcgtagaaataatttttatttaacatCCATAATTGACTAGCATTTATTGTTATGACTGATATAagcatataataaaatatttataatattactatttttataaaatgtgcttttaaaaagttgataatTCTTTTAGCATAGGAATACTACATAAGAGATTATTAGCTTTTAAGTTTATATGACAATAATTTCCACTAAACAAGTTCAAGTCAAGAATTAGAAGGAGAATGAGAGTGACATTCAATTCTCATCTCATCTTCCTTGATTCTATTGGACCCACCAAAGAAACTCATAAAACCCTATTggatttgattatttatgaattttaatgctatgaaagaaaataaaataaaatcactaaaaatgagaATCCACGTGGCAGATGGAAAAATGCTGAGTAGGATATGCATGATACGCCCACGTGGAGAAGATCAGCCTAGTTGATAAAAATTGGGGCCTAATGTCACCATCTAAGACCCCTCAGATGGGTCCAAGCATTGGGATTGCGACTTGAAAGGCTGTTTCGGCCCACAAAGCCCATTCTGCCAACTAGTTCTTCACACTACACTGCTCTACCCCACTTACTTGTCAAAATCAGCaaatattttagtaatttttttgcagattttaaaatttgtattattgtttttaagtATGAGAATATATTTGTTTACTAAATCCCATGCACTGCTTTTCTACCTTccaaccaaacaaaaaaaatctgtTCCCAGTTTTGATACTAAAACTAGTGGCCTCTAAAACCCTAATTCTTTCACATTTGCATGCTCAATTATGACTAGGGTTTATCATTTTggtttaattgaaaaaattgtagggtttaacattttaataaaaagcTTTGGGGATTAGATTAGCTAATGAACCTCTTCATTctcaattagaaaaatattagcTAGTTTActtttttcagttttattttggaaacataaacataatattactccctccgtcccgtaaagatagaaaaagtaccacctttttttgtcccataaaaatagaaaaagtggagttagttaagtcaaaaattattaaaataccccTACATacttatcataaaacattaaatgcatattttaGAAAGATAAATGAATGAGTTATAAGTGCTATAATTAGTAAAGTGGCTTTGGAAAATgtacataataaattaattacaaagggtaatttagacaaattatcacaaattacctataaataactactttcttaattcttgtaaaatgggtgctttttctatctttacgggacggagggagtagtattttAAGTTGCAATTCATGTGATTTTTTTTCCTGAAATAGAAGTTAATTGTTAGAAAATAGGTGCTAGATTAgaaatgtttataatttatctGGAAGAACAGATTGTAAAAATTGAAATCGAACCCGTAAATTTTGAAACATAGTTAGAGAGCCTAGCTGACCCTCTTCATGCGATTTAGCACCAATAgtgaaactaaaaataaaatatatagtttttatCAGTTAATTCTTTTTTAGTTACTTTACTTTATCTACCTCTATAGTCAGTAGTTATTATTTTCTTCTCTCGCTTCTTTGTCTAGTTTCGCTACTAAATATAACTCGCTGTATCGAATTATGAGAATTAAAAATCTAACTTCCAATCTCCGTAGATTACATAATGTAAAGGTAATTacttaacaattaattaattttatacgtGATCattataaatactaattttattactataaatatattaacattttcatattaattagatatttccACGTATGCTTATAGCAAATGGAAGAACAATATaaaagctaatttttttttgacaatcgaaatctttcattaataaaaGCAAATCTAAATGCTCACATTAGAGATAGAGGGTGTGAGAGAATCTAATTCAAAGATTTTTTGAGCTGTAATTAAATCaagctaattaattataaatataattaatgtgCAAAGAAAAAACCTAGGTGTTCGTTTCTTACTATACGTGGAAACTTAACGATATTGCTTTGGTAATCCATAAATATTTAGAAGAGCGTGATCCCCTTTTTGACACGCGTCCTcttaattaacaattaattattgTAAGCTTTCCATTAgcttaattgatttaaaatcaaCTCTGATTAAAGTTAGGGTTAGAATAGCTAGGGTTCGTACTTTCATGAGTTAGAGTTAGTGATCATGattcaattgtaaaaaaaaGCTTTTTGCGAGGTTGTGCATGATAAATTTGAGTTGGAAATTTCTTTTGAGGCAATCATCACTAGGAGTGTGCTAACCAAAAAGTTAAATCGAATTCAGTTGAAAATGATCCTTTTtgtaaaatatgtttttttttaatttggtttgatttttaatttctaaaaagaataaaaaaaacccaactatatataattttttttttaaaaaataacattacttctttatttataaataatactccctccgtcccactctaattgacaaaataactaaattataataaccaatacaaactaataaatgacatagataGTTACTTCTATACCCCtctattgataatggagctaattaatgctattagtatattagtcaaattttcattaaatattcaccattttcccataaaaagtttaaatttaaatgagggtaaagatggaaagttaaaggaaaaaaaattatagttatgttagttttgtcaattagaatgagacaccaaaaactccatattttgtcaattagagtgggacggagggagtattagttttaatttgtttacatGTTAAAATGTATTTTCTAGAGttgtctattttaaaaaaaaaattatcccaaaactcttgctcatttttaataactaataatttacaaaattatttttttatattatttttatttaaaattctcCAATAAATTAGAACTTATTGTTATCTATCgagatatattaaaaaaatgagaatCAGTGAATATAACAAATAAGACTtcaatttttatctttaaaattttgaaaggcAATAActattgttttattttgataaaatcaaaacaaactaaattttattttctcaataAGGTTCAATTTATATCTTCATCATCGGTTTTGAGATTGTCTCTACCGAAATGAACAACGACTGTAAACCTCAAATGATGAGTACGATGATGTGCATacgattcaaataaaattaaatcaaactgcaacatttttatttttaaatcaaattgaataatttttttaatttttcaaaatcaaattgaataaatttataaagatgCAATcgtgtttaaattaattttttcgggttgatttaattattcaatttatattgattttacgTACACTAATAACAAATAATGAGTACCCCACACCAACCCACTTGGTAGCTTCATAtctttaagtaaaaaaaattgaatacatAGTAGCTAGAAAAGAGAGGGAAGCATGTGCATGAAACCTTGAATCCCATAAGAATTCTCTCCTTTTCATGAAAAGATTTTAGAGGTATGAGTTTGGCGTTTCTAAGGTTCTTTTTTAGTTGCCATTACATTGTAACATTATTATAAAACTTTTGCTTTAGAAATGAACATAGAGTGTTGTAGTACATATATTTTGTTCAAGTCCCATCCTCTAGctaccaaataatttattttttgtacccaaaattaaactaaaagaaaGACTCCAAATGGAAAATAACAAAAGAGGATGCAAATGTATATGattaaattatgtatatatcaaatataCATAGTCATATCCTATGGATATGATATGatgtagattttttttatatgtgtgTGTATTTTAGCTATGATTAACCTTATTGCCTCCACCACCAGCCTTGCAATGCTCCACATCCAGCTTCAAAGTTTTCTACTTTTAGGATGAGatggaataataattttttgggTATTAATATATACTacttcttttatattattacttttttcAACTTATATGTTAATTTAGCTTTTGATTTTAACATATATGAGTAATTTACTATATAGATTAATTCTATTTTCAAATTGACTAGAAAGTAGTCTATTATTATCACTTCGATTACAATTACATAATTTAGCGTAAAATTAAGGATATACACacaaaaatagaagaaaaatcgataataattaataaatttctaGAGCTTATAGAATGACTAAGTATATTTACGGAGAAGCAAACTTAGTTacaaatttatagataaaagtaaatgtttttaaaaataatgatttgATTGCCTAGttctactttattttttttagttttagacacatttaaaatcaatttttttgttgtagtagaaaatatttaaatttgataaaagaTCCTAGCTAGAGCTTTCCTTTCCTTTCcttttctaaattaatatttttcttttcccaTTGCTTTCTAAGAGCATATAGGCGGAGGTACTTGCTAGGAAGAAAGAGAGTGAGAGTTCTTATTAATAttgatattaatattaatattatgtaGCAAACCATTAATATATTTACATACTATATATTAAATAACACAAAAGTTTTTGATAAGTCtgaagtaataataataaataatatcacgCGTAAATAAAATTCGTAAGAgtctaaaaaaggcgaaatgatTAGCATATCAGTGCCTTTCTTCGaatttcatataaatatttaGCTGTGGAAAATTTCAAAATGCAGAAAGttaaaattgattataaaaaataatactacaAATAGAGCTACTTTTTATTGGAAATGTGCAAATTGGCGGTGCCACTAtgatttaattatatatgttcTATAATAATCACTATTCAATTTTGCATTTGCTAATGGATAGTAACTCTGTTTACATTGGAGATTTGAACCAATTCCATATCTAacaatacaaaaaaatcaaGTAATTTTATATTACTAATTGAGTGATTTTATTAGattatttgtaaatgaaaattaaaaaaaagaataggAGAAGCAGGGCCACATCTTcccttaacttaaaaaaaattatacatgttatatacatatattatatattgattCTCTTAagttaataatttcaatttttatacattatatagaaaaataatattaatttaaagcaaattagttttttgtaaatagaaaaattGAAGATTCAAATAAACTGATGACCTTTTCTAATATTGCTATATTTACCATCATTTTTAGGCCTTTATCAAATATATCACAATGAATTTGGATCTGATGTACCGCGATGCTATACGTCTATATGTGTAAAATTAACCTTATATGGTGTATATAACATCGAAATATAAATATTGGTAAAGATCAAAAGGATGATTGTAGATATAACGCAATTTCAAAAACACAGTATATTTAATAAAAGAGCAATGCTatataattcaatatttttaattcatcttCTTGTACCGCCTGATGTGACAATTAAAGAGTgaattgattaaattctgttttttgaAATGGCTCAAGttgtaaacaaataaatatattttgccattttttaaaattatcattttataattttacactccatttctttttaattattagcatTTTTCCTATaactctctttttattttttagttctgataatgtattttttttaattattctgACAGTTAAATTCACTCTTTTATAGTATAAGATTACTCTGATAAAGGATTACTTATAAGTTATAGGTTAACCTAGAAGTAAAATAATGAATATGGGAATGAACATCCTTAATTAGGTGAGATTATacatacacatatatatatcaatTCATGATTAATTTAGGGCCCATATAAGATTGCAATGAGGTTCTTTTATGCATAATTTCTGATAAATTTATCAGTTTTGTTtccatatatatatgtatattaaattattattattattgcagTACAATATACCTACTCATTGCAGCCACAACACTAAATATTTAATACCCTCATTATTGCCAAGCTATAAAATAATGCACTTATCTAGCCACCCAATCATTAAACCAACAGATTTATTCTCTCTTCCTATATGTATATCCACAGTTTgtcaaaaaaatatactataaatattttgaaacctAAAGCTTATAGTATATGAATTCATAAGAGTTAATTCACATATGTATTCTATAACCATTACAAAATAGGGAAAAAAccttaaaaatttgaaagaagAAAAGTCTAATATTGTTTCAAAATATTACTGTCTAATTAACTAGaaattattgttttgaaatttttacttataaaacaaaataaattgtttcCGCAAAATAAGATATCCGATTCGAACgagaattatattaattatatatgaaaagtttaaaagtgcAGTTTTATAGTTGGAATCTATCAGACGTACACGTAAACAAATCACTTATTAGGGCTTGCATGAAACTATTTGAATgagattaatatttttttaaagggaaaagggtcaaataAACTCCTAACGTTTAGCTTATCGTGCAATAAGGAccctaatgtttttaaaatgtatcatTTAAACCCTCCTTAAGGGTCCTCGTTTCAATTTAACAAACCTTAGGGTCCTCGGTGACCCCTAAGAAGGGCTTAAatgatacaatttaaaaatattagagtCCTTATTATATTTTTCTGAACGTTGAAGGCTTATTTGATCTATAGACTAAATGTTAGGGACTTATTTGGcccctttttcatttttatcataAGTCCTACTATATAGTCAAATTGTAATTAGGAGATACACATAGATAGGAAGAGAGTCAATTTTGTCCTTTTGCTACCAAAGTAAAATAGAGATCACCACATAATATCACATGGCAACAAGAGAAGTTTAATTAGAGGAATATTAATacacatatataattaatacaaatgaAGGGGATAAAATCTTAGCAAATCTATATATGCAACTATAGAAACattaatttgttttctttttgttttgtttatggAATAAAAGACACATTAGAAGCTTAGAAAGATTTAGCAGATCtttgtatatatattcataattttcatctaatttaattatctcATGTGACTCACTACTAAAATGTCTCATTTATATGCCCAagtaattaaatgattattggAATATTTCTTTGCCATGTGTTTTGGATTTTTGTTCTGATATGAGACCATTAAAATCTTAGTCAATATGATTGGAAACAATTACCACTCATTatttcttatatatttataacttgtGATTCTTGGcaaaaacaatatttatatatgATGATCAATTATATATTACTCTAAAAATATACCCTTTTCCATGAACTTGAAACTCAATTTGAATCATATAACATGGCaatttattttgattcattTGTTTTAACATTTTCTTGACTGGTCAAatgcaagtattttaattaggcgaaatgtattttttttatcacgaACTATAGGTCGTTTGCTATGtatattcgatattaaataatttatcagTCTGctccaatatatatatatatatacgaaTCGTTTCGTATGTCTCCATCTGTCATTCAAAGGATCTAATtagtgaaaataaaatataatttaatctcttaacttaattttttaataaataaatccacaactaaatttttaaaaaacaattcaagaataattaatataatcccttttatatttgtattatctatttataatttataaatttattataaaaataaattgaaggaCTGTATTATCTTTCTTTTTACCAGTTAGACCCGTTAACTAACAgccatatatatttattatgatCAGATAAATATTGGATTAGACTGGTATTTATTTAACGATAGAATATATATGGCAAACAGTCTGCAGTTCTAGctagaaaaatacaatttgccattaaaatatttattgaaatataaattttgttgaATGATTTGATctctaaaatcaataaaatgtaTACAAAAACCCTTTCAAGTAGGCATCCAAGTTTTAGTGAGATTCTCAAAAGCATGTAGCTAGGCTGGGATGTTTGATATAGCCAATGCTCTTATTTGATATCAAATCCAAAAGCTATCTAAACCCTTCAACTGTTTCATCGTGAAATTTATTGAGTTTACAgttcaaaatttcaattaaCATCATCTCAACTTCAGACAATACAagatttgaattgattttaagTATAGGCAATTGAATCTTTGGAAGATAGATTCAAGATTTTACTCATGGATTGAGCAATGAATACACAGCACAAAAATGAGCAACTTTTTGGATTTAACTTgagtactttattttttttataataataagtaTTTcagtaataaaaatataagagtACAACTTCATTCCAAGTTGCATAAAAAGCacattcaaaaattataaaataaaaatcccaatcaaataataaaattttatattgataattttcAATAACATTAACATAACTTTTAATTGTATAATTCGGCGATTCAAACttaataattttcatatttaaaattcttgATGATAAAAAAGCAAATTGgaacaatataaaacaatatCGAGGATATATCTGAACTTTTTTCACTCAAATTTCAACAAATGGctacaattgaatttttttaggattaattgtaaattaatataCGAACTTTATACTGATTTGCAatttacaacacgaactttaaaatttggcgTTAAccacaccaactttcatttttgggcaaattggtacaccgactaATCATGCAATAACACGTGGATGTATATTACAATGttcacgttagtgtttttctaaCTCGGTATACCAATTtacgaaaaaataaaatagtggtaattgtcaagttttaaaatttgtgttgtaattgcaaattagggtaaagttcgtgtattaatttgcaatcaacctttttttttattgtagaGGGGGGCACTTGTGAGAAAAaaatgaacccacgacctagcagaaTGCTGTTTagcgcttatactatttgagctaattaaaactgaaaattggaaaatgaattaaaattaacaatttaagaatttgaactataaacaaaaaatttaaaaaagtaagatatttttaaatgattaagtcTAAATTATATGGATGATAAATTTTCAA containing:
- the LOC126654914 gene encoding probable indole-3-pyruvate monooxygenase YUCCA8; translation: MENLFSSADHEDFFSRRCIWVNGPVIVGAGPSGLATAACLKEQGVPFVVLEREECIASLWQKRTYDRLKLHLPKQFCQLPKLPFPEDFPDYPTKKQFIQYLESYAQTFEINPKFNECVQSARYDETSGLWRVKTVSTSGASRTEVEYICRWLVVATGENAECVMPEIEGLNEFGGEVIHACSYKSGEKFAGKKVLVVGCGNSGMEVSLDLCNHNASPSMVVRSTVHVLPREIFGKSTFEMAVLLMSWLPLWLVDKLMLLFAWMILGNVESYGLKRPSMGPMQLKNCHGKTPVLDIGTLEKIRSGDINVVPGIKRFSRGQVELVNGEILDIDSVILATGYRSNVPYWLQEGEFFNKNGFPKAPFPNGWKGKSGLYAVGFTKRGLSGASSDAMRISQDISSVWKLETKQQNKRTTACHRRCISQF